The following DNA comes from Megalobrama amblycephala isolate DHTTF-2021 linkage group LG20, ASM1881202v1, whole genome shotgun sequence.
TGGGCAGCATCTGAAGAAGAGAAGAAGCATGAAAGCTATTCATCACAATCCAGCAGAAACAGATCTAAAGAGATGGACATTACATGCGATGTTTTCAGCCCAGCGGATCTGCCCTGCGGTGCAACAACATTAATGAATGAGGAATTGTTAAGCGTCTCTCTGATGTTTTCATCTCTCTCTTTAATAATTGATAGGAATAGCTTTAAGACAAATGAAGAAAAGATTGTAAAAGAATTTCCTGCTGgtcaaaaatactattttgatTAACCAATATAATTCAGACACAGAATTATtcagatttattatttatagcaTTTGAGAGTTTCTTGCTTTAGATTTACCTGCTTTAAAATAgtagaaaatgtacattttgcaATCATTTGTATAATTATTCTGTCAGAAATAGGacagaaacagaaaacaaaCTCTACTGTGATCAATAAACGTGTGTCTGACAACTATGAAAATGTTGTTTGGAATCAGAAGGAATCAACGATGCTGAAATCCATCTGCatgatgtgtgtctgtgattCATGTTTCAGGTCCTTCAACAAAAACCACTGAAGAACAGCTGAAAACAGGTCAGGATGTTATCAAGAGCTCGACACAGAAGAGGActtcatttgtcttttttttgttaACGACAAcaaacagcagcaataataatgatgataaacTGACTCCATATTCGTTCGCTTACACTGCAGTCGCTGCGATCTTCTGCTGCTTCTCTCTTCAGGACGGGCATCATCAGCTCCTGGATCAGCAGATGTTTGATTCCTCCAGTGGAGACTGTCGATCACCCGCATTTAGCCAGAGACATCATTACATTTCAACTATTTTAGGAATAACCAACTGCAACATCCCCATGAAAATGTTCAGATAATAATTAGACAAATTTCTATTACAGATTGCAACGATTGTTTTAGTGTGATGGATGGACCTGAACGCTTTCATAAAGTTCATCAGAAGTGGGAGTAATTAGAATGTTTTACTCAATTTCGTTTCAGTTTAGTGTAATTGATTGAGTAGAAAACTGAGGAGAATTTGACTAAAGCAGAGGCTCTTTATGAACGATCGGCTGCTGTgatgataaaacactgacatcGGGCTAAAACATGCACAACTTCACTGCTTTCTGTgctcaattaaaaaaaagaaaaagaaaaaagaaaacttaAATTCATAGAATAAGCAATGGCAGCTGAAATCAGGTGTACGCAGAAGTGCAAAAGTACAAATACATGAATTCAAATACAAATCCTTCCTTTATAAACTTTTCTACAGAAGTTGTACAGAGAGGAATGAGCGCGCTCACCTGTCCCATCAGGGTCTGTCCTGTCCCGCGTCTGTCGCTCCAGCGGCGCTTCAGCTGTCTCTCAGTCGGTCCGTCGCGCGCGGACAGTGTCCGTGTGTCCGTGACTCGTGACTCCGCCCATCCGCGCCcgtcacacacactgatgctCCTCCAGGTGTTTCCAGCTGTTGCCAATTTAGGTTTTATTTGACATAATATTTTATGCTGTTTGTATAGCAAGATTTTCTGATTTTGTTTATATGCCGTTAATAACACACATATACTGATTAATACAGTTTGTTTTCATCATGTTCGATGATGAACGGTGAATCTATTTGTATTTTTAGTCGTGTGGAAAATATATATGAGGTAAATAGTAGGCTATTTTATTTTGGCTTTAAATTAGTCTCATATCTGGTCTCGCATTAATAGATCACAATTATATTTTTCGTTTCAAATCGAAATAATGAAACTCACAAGAATTCAAAAtcttcattaaaatatattttacaagaatcattttgaagaattttaAGAATCTGAAGATATGAAATAAGTTCATTGTCATATTGATTGATTCAGTCAATAAAAAGGCATGTGTACGGAAATATGAGCACTGTTTTTATTTGGTTTTGTTCAGTTACATCACGCACTTCATCTACTCACATCTTCTACACACTATAGAGACACCGTCGCTCAGAGCCCAGTAGTTTCTATTTAAATCATAAAAGACGAGGTAAGCAGAACACTTCTCTGAGCGACACAGTCATGACTGAGGAGTAAATATTGCACAGACTCTGACTGTTTGCGATATAATCTCTGGCTCACTAAAATAAACGCGTCGTGTCAGACGCGCCTCTGCGGGGTTAAGTGAACTCGGGTCCGGACGATTCTTCCTCCGAGTAAGATTTGGAGCGCTCGAAGAACCCGTTCTCGTCCACGGGAAGCGCGTTAGTCGTCGTGACGCACAAGCCCTTTCGCTTGAGTTTGCGCTCCTCCATCTGGATGGTGTCGTACAGTCCCGTCGGTCCTTCCTCCAGCAGCACGTTTCTCTCCGAGTAGGACGGCTTCAGCTGGCACACGTGGCGGAGCAGCAGCAGGGCCGGCGCGTAAAGCACATTGACCAGCCCCATGCCGAGGTTCAGCTGAACGAAGCCCAGGTTGTGCACGATCTGACCCTGCCACGACAGGCCCCATAGCGTAGGCGACACAGTACGAGATGTCTGCGATGGCATAAACGCTTCCATAGACGGACACGTGACGCACGTCCACCAGGAAGGCCAGAGTGGGCAGCAGTGCCGTGTCCACCAGCGCGATGCCGAAGCAGATGCCGCACAGGGGAAACATTAGCTGGCCGAAGGTTTTGCAAGCGGGCACAGTGCAGGAGCTGGCCCCTATTATGACCATACCGAGGGCGCCGTAGAACCACTGCAGGTCCGGGTACTTTGCGGCCAGTCGGACAGTGACATAAACGCCCAACACGTGAGGGAAGAACGCGGGCAGCCAGATGAGACCCATCTCCCACTCCGAGGCGTTCATCGTGCTCTCCATCCAGTTGGCGATAGTGGGCTCGAGGAACGCCAGCGGGATGTTACAGACGGTCAGAGCGCCCGCCACCACGGCGATGTACGGGTCAATCATGAGCCGGTAAATGGGCGTCCCGACCGGCATGTTCTCGCGCGTCCTGTTAGAAAAAGGTTTGATTACAGTCAAGACCAGAACGCTGTCTGCCAGGCACACGGAGGCCAGGACTATGAACGGGACCCGTTTACCTGCGAACTCATACAGGATGCCGCCGAACGGAGGCGCCACGAGACTCCCGAACGAGATGAAGGCGAGCGCGATGCCAAGCGCGCGACTCCTCTCCGCTTCCTCCGTGTATTTGTCCGCGATCATCGCGATCCCAGACGTGTCGGCAAACGCCGAGCCGAGACCCTGCAGGCTGCGCGCGAAGAAGAGCGTCCCGTAGTTATCAGCGAAAGCGAATACACACGTCGAAACGAACATGACCAGAAGCCCGATCAGCAGCGGGATGTCATATCCAACGCGGTCAATGAAAGTTCCCGTGAAGGGGTTCACCATGAGTTGCAGAATGGCCTTGGACGCAAACAACACCCCTATCTGTACGTCCAGGTTTTCCCTGGTTGCTCTGCTCAGTGAAGAGTTGGCATGGGTGCGCAACACTTGCTTGTTCTCTAAATCTGCGAGATAATCGGGAATGATCGGGACGATCACCATATAAAGCATGTTGTCCAGCAGAAGAGCGACGCAAACAATCACCAGAATGATCCGTCTCTGCCGCTCGGGGTCTTGGATTGCGCTGCCAAGCTGTTTAGTTCTTTCGCCCATTTCGGACAACTTTAGGGCGGCTGATTGAGCCAACCCGGCAGACCCGGCCGATTCCATGACTGTCAAAATGCCCGTTTCCCTCAAGAGATCTGTCCTTCAGGATGTAATTTTATTCCCTTCATGTGCAGCGGCGCTTCTGGCTTTTACGCACGAACTTTCCTGGTGTCCGGCGCGCGCGCGCTCGGTTCGCTTTGGTTCGGCAGCGTCCGGTCTGTTGGCTGCTTTCACGCCTCTGATGGGTGACGTGCTAGTGTTTTCTGTTCACAGGTACAATCCTGAGCTTTCCATTTCTACTGAGCCTTTTTTCCCATTTACATTCCTGTTACGCGCGCATGAGTTTGCGCTCTCTCGTGTGCGCGCAATAACTGTCACCTGTGGTCATTCGCATCAGTTTTTCTTTCCATCAGAAATAGTAGATTGCTGTGGGCACAAATTAAGAGGTGTGCCAATATCAGTTTCCTCTCATTTCTTGTCTGTTTTCTCTCCAGGGGTCTGCGGCGCGTCCCCTCTGGTCACCAGCCAGCTGCGTCCGTCTGCTCATTCTAAAAACGGACGTCCGCTGACCAATCACAGTCATCATcacatgaccaaaaaaaaaaaaaaaaactagttatCGAGGACGAGCCCTAACTCACCCCAGATCAGCTCTTAGTCTGTTCtccaaacattttaaaaatgttgggttgaaaatggacaaaccagtggttgggttaaatgtttgaccaacttgctgggcagttttatttaactcaactattgtttaaatattaggctactatatggctgacttaaaatgaacccaaaataaataatattaagaacAGAAGTTCAACAAGCTCGTCGTAAACTCGTGTTTAAATGACTGATAGTAATCCGAATCTATATGATggacaaataataaatatatgaaacaaGAATCACACATTCTGTGAGCGCCAGGTCAGATCAGGATATAATGAAGACTATTAAGTGTTTTCTTATTAATTCttattattttcttataatGTAGACTATTAAGTGTAAACGGGATTTTATGCCTAAATTCTCTCTCCTAACTAACCCTACCCATCTCAGAAAACCtcctgcatttttacatttttattaaaccttTTTGTTGAGTTTGTTTTTAAAGCCATTTTATTACGTTGtaaataccagtgtaataccaatgtcacacatttgtgtcctcataacacacacacacacacacacaatgataATTATTATAGTTTCTTTTTATGCGACTGTATTTCTGTGAAAGTGTGTTGGCTGGTTAACCGCCATTATTAGGACGAATAAATGTAATCATcaactattatttaaatatttgaattcacAGAAAAGACTGAGGACAATAAGAAGGTGATATCAACTTTTGGAAAGTgcatgaataataaataatgaagcGCAGTGTTCTCTGTTATTCAGACACTCTCTCAGCGCTAAACCGCGGCGCGACACTGACATCTACTGGACGTTTAATATAAACCGTTTCTGTTCCTGCACGAGCCTCCTCTCAAACTACTGACACATCATTACAGACAGTGGCGGCTGGTgctaaaaattttttttggacaaaaaaaaaaagaaaagaaaaaagaattagAGATGCAGAATAGGCTAATTGTTATGTAATGTATGTAATAATGTGATGTAatgtataacaaaaaaataatctcTATTTTTGGGCTGAATGGCGATGTATAATCTTggtattttgtatatttttctatttgaactatataaaaaaatctgtatttaattaaaaaaaaaaaaaatcacattctgCCCAATATTTTCCTACAAACAATGTTCATGTTGAAggctatgaaaacaaacatgaatgtaacCATGTAGTCTATGTTATATTACGTGCAAAAAAAAGGGGGTCAAATAACATTACATTCTAAAATTGTAACActacaatataaaaacaaaataatgctttttaaagcagaagttacattcactaaactaaaaatgaaaataaaaaaagcacagACTATTATTAGTCTGTTTTGATTACACTACAGTAGTCACTTTACAGTTACtgctatcataaaaatacacttagttgtagGTTTGAAATTCTACATATGGCACATTTATGTtcgcaaacaaaaacaaatactcaacaacaaatattttagctaaatgtatattttagtcatAATTATTGCGCTCCGTCTGTTTGGCGCGCATGCGCACGGCGGCGCTCGTTCACGGAAGTTTGTGCTTCCGCTCCTGTCTCCTGgacagcaaaatggaaatattttctcgactttctaacatttacagatgaaaatgtctgtaaaatgtaagttatgcactgaggaaattatTGGATGTCACTTTAGCGTAAAGATTATAAACAGAGACGTTTCCACCAATCGCTGCACAAGTTAAGGTTACGTATGATGACGAAGGCACGTTAGTGCTAGCACTCCCGGAACCCATAGAGATTGCAGTGCAGTGCCTgcagtttgaaaaaaaagttttttgaataGAAGTCTATGGGAGCACTCTGGGCAAATCTCGGCCAGACTGAAATCGCCCAAAAAAGAGGCGGTACTCCACAGAGCGTGACTCAACGCTGATTGGACTATAGCCTATATCCAGAGGCAGAACAAGCAGCCTAGCAGTGACAGCTAGTGTAAAACTGTGGTTGAAAAAAATCCGTCCCTTTCTCACTTTGGTGGTGCGTCGGCCTATTGCCCTAATGAAGAAACCGCCCCTGATTACAGATCTACGATAGGCCTGTTCCGACAATAAGAAAGatgataaataataaacattgaTAAGCATAACTATTGAGAGTTCTTCGTAAACGGTGATGATTTAATAATAAGACAAATACTCGATAATGATCTATAACTAAATAAAGTTAAGATGTGATATTTGAGTGAGCCTGTCTTTAATGAACAGTGATCAAGCTGTATCTGTCATCAGTGGTGGTGCAGTGCCCAGTTCGGCCGCTAGATGGCGGTTTCTGTCAGGAAATAACGGGACACAAGCAATCACGTGTTCAGATGAACGAGCGTCACAGGTGAGTTTCTTCATGTGTCtcaccgtgtgtctcaatcagcgtCAGTAGTCAGCACTGTGAATCAACCACATTCACTTGTGAttctgattcacgacctagggaatgTGTCAGGGTCAGTTTGCTCAGAAATATATCATCTGCTTTAACTGATCAGCGTTGCTGCAAGATAATCTCAACCAATCACACTTAAATCTTCtaaaacttttttctttacaaaaccgCTCAGGATTACAATCATATTTCACTGGGTTCACATGTATTACAGAAAAACAGGTTTGACTCAACCAACAAACTCTAACTGAAATAGATGCTGAGAAGAACCGCCCACGGGAGTGATATAGTTATTATTTCATTATCTGTCAGGAATGGTACAATTAAATGAACATTCTCCAAAACTTTCATTTGGAATGGCATTTAATTTTGGAAGTGTAACCAGGGCCACATGTATAACCATAATAAGTACATGTGTTATAGTGACTCATATGGCAAACACTGGAGTAGATTGTTGTTTTGTATGAATGTCTTCTTCTCACGTTGTCTTTTCATCTCAGTATGTTTGGAGCGCAGCAGGAACTAATGATTAAACAAACCGACCTTCGTCCTCAGATACCATGAAACACATCTGCAAGAAATTGTGTCGTAACATTTACCCAAATAAAACTGACTCTTTTACAGACACCACACGAGCAGATGTGGCATTATTATTGCATCTTACCTAACTTCAGAGCTTTTTCTCTTCACTGATGGTGTTTCTTTTAGATCTTACATTTGAACGATCAATCATAAGACACTGACCAGATCATTACTGCAATATTGAATCACATCAGTTATTCAGAAATCGAGCAGTTGAGTCTTTATCCATTTTCAAGAAATCTTTTTTGTCAACCCTTGACCCATTAACACTTTCTACTCTTTTTTTACACACCACTTACTGTACATATTGTTGCCCTTTTGTTAGTTTAACTGCTTCTATTTCTCTGtggctttggataaaagcatctgctgaatgattaaatgtaaatgtagtctTGAATCTGTATTGTGATTGGACGTGTCTGTCAGGTTTGGGTTAGAGAAACTGGTCAAACATTCAGGGAAAATCTTCAGCACTGTGATCTAATCTCGAGCTTCATGACCGTGTGAAAGTTTCTTTTAAGTGTTTTCGCTCTTCACGTCTATTTCAAAGGCTGTTTCTGAGAAGAGTCCAGGAGTCAATCCTGCTTATGGGGTCAACGGCACCTTAAAGACTGAGATAGAAAGCGTCTGTGTCCGCAGAGACGAGGAGCCGTGTGAACTAGTGTCTGTCCACAAATAGAGCTGAATCTGTGCCCTGCTTGAGCTTAATCAGAGTTGACAAAATCACTGTTTTGAAAACCTTTAAATATCTTTAGAACAGCTTAAAGAGCAAATAtccagaaaaaaagacaaagcaTTCCCATGAAACTCTACTTTATCCCAAAATATCTGCATATGCTACTGATCTGAACAGtgttataaagttttttttttagctatgTTCAGTTTAACTCATGTTAAAACACGTAAATACAAGATGTAAACACAACACTGACTTGCTTTAAAAGTAGAATAAAGACAATGAAGGGAAAAAGCTCAATGAATGACTGAACTGGTGCACTGGTGTGTTTCTGAGGAACACGGTGGTTTCAGAGACCTGTAGGTCAGCGGGTCTGAGAGTCGCCCTTTGACCGCCGTATTAATGTCCTGATCCGCTTTGGGCTCCAAACGCACGTCAGAAACCCAAATCTACTGATATGAGAGCAGCTCCTTGTGCAGAGGAATTACTGAAGATTACAAAAGCCTGGAGAACTCTTAATCCTAAATGTGCATGTTGATTATTAGCCCAGAGTTTAAAGACCTGAGCTGCTGACTGAAAAGATCCTGAAGATCTCTGAACCTGTGGGAATGAACATGCGGTGCATGGActtgaataaaagcatctgcatAATTTAGCCATCTGGACTCCAAACTAACACATAGATCAATGAGAGCGTTCAGTGAGTCAGCTGACAGGAAACCAGATAAACTAATGAAGAAGGAaatgaccctctgatgtcaacAAGCTCTTCGGTGATACTAGTTGAGTTTTAATAAGCATCTGAAGAAACTTGTGCCTCACGTTTATTCTGTGGATTAACAAAGAAAGGCCCTTTTGTTGTTAGCGGTTCATTCAGTTTTGGTTAGAAAAATCCTCTTTCTTCATAGATTCACACATGAATACTGGACTCAGATGCTTTAGTCAACAGAGATATTAAGACAACAACAATGAAATCGCTAAACGACTGTGTCCTGAATGAATTCTCATCTCTCACACTTCAGACTACTGAAATAAGGCTTCACACTGTACGTCAGTCTTCAATTAATAATTCAGGGAAATTCTGGACAAATAAATGTGTTAAGGCACTGATTTGACATAAACATCATCATGTGTAAACTCTTGTAGATTCTTCTCAATACGGCATTACATGGACGGACGAAACAGCTGAAGCTCTTTGACTCTCATTTCTTTTTGTCCGCAGGTTTCTGTCCCGTGAGGAACTGCCAGATTCCTCCGCGGTAGAATTCGTTACCGTACGCGTACAGGACGGCGTGGAAGATCGGAGACGTCTTTGCGAGCACCGGGAGGACCTGGAGGATCCACAGGTAGACGACTGAGATTCTGAACTAATGTGAAGTTTTATCAAGCTAATGATCGTCAGCGTTTGATTGAGATTATCTTACCATCCTG
Coding sequences within:
- the slc18a3b gene encoding LOW QUALITY PROTEIN: probable vesicular acetylcholine transporter-B (The sequence of the model RefSeq protein was modified relative to this genomic sequence to represent the inferred CDS: deleted 1 base in 1 codon), which gives rise to MESAGSAGLAQSAALKLSEMGERTKQLGSAIQDPERQRRIILVIVCVALLLDNMLYMVIVPIIPDYLADLENKQVLRTHANSSLSRATRENLDVQIGVLFASKAILQLMVNPFTGTFIDRVGYDIPLLIGLLVMFVSTCVFAFADNYGTLFFARSLQGLGSAFADTSGIAMIADKYTEEAERSRALGIALAFISFGSLVAPPFGGILYEFAGKRVPFIVLASVCLADSVLVLTVIKPFSNRTRENMPVGTPIYRLMIDPYIAVVAGALTVCNIPLAFLEPTIANWMESTMNASEWEMGLIWLPAFFPHVLGVYVTVRLAAKYPDLQWFYGALGMVIIGASSCTVPACKTFGQLMFPLCGICFGIALVDTALLPTLAFLVDVRHVSVYGSVYAIADISYCVAYAMGPVVAGQIVHNLGFVQLNLGMGLVNVLYAPALLLLRHVCQLKPSYSERNVLLEEGPTGLYDTIQMEERKLKRKGLCVTTTNALPVDENGFFERSKSYSEEESSGPEFT